One Romboutsia sp. 13368 genomic window carries:
- a CDS encoding nuclease domain-containing protein, with product YYYLLLSKGLDISSGLYDISNKKLWNLYEIWCYIKIHSIIKELGYEAKENSIIQSTSNGLTLSLMQNKEAKCIYENEQGKRLELFYNKQYNKLPTTNQRPDTVLCLKGVGKTDRVYIFDAKYRIYVDNNGNICPMEDDINIMHRYRDSIVSKNKLDNQFKYESIGAYVMFPCSDEESFKENRFYKSIDKVNIGALPMLPGSTSLMKKHLCSIINESYIEAVNNNPVFDEENDYYKFKNKNVMIVNTKDKDHFDIYKKHRFYHIPKSSISKIDLGIEYLAFYQPKDKPKSINRFDSNYGIEYYAKIKDYYEYERKSCSEIKCTSGKENDIYIRIELDDFEKVGPIKRIEYGTRIVNYTTLYLLKNANTMHELYLGSRKEIDIYKILRKISEDKNISLKKENNGFYIGSDFVKILENGDIKLNGNKINIDEIMKYYQYK from the coding sequence ATTACTATTATCTACTTTTATCAAAAGGATTAGATATAAGTAGCGGACTTTATGATATAAGTAATAAAAAGCTTTGGAACTTATATGAAATATGGTGTTACATAAAAATACATAGCATAATAAAAGAATTAGGATATGAAGCTAAAGAAAATTCAATAATACAATCAACTTCAAATGGATTAACATTATCACTTATGCAAAATAAAGAAGCAAAATGTATTTATGAAAATGAGCAAGGAAAAAGATTAGAACTATTTTACAATAAGCAATATAATAAACTTCCAACAACAAACCAAAGACCAGATACGGTACTTTGTTTAAAGGGTGTCGGCAAAACTGACAGGGTATATATATTTGATGCAAAGTATAGAATCTATGTTGATAACAATGGAAACATATGCCCAATGGAAGATGACATAAACATTATGCATAGATACAGAGATTCTATAGTAAGTAAAAATAAACTGGATAATCAATTTAAGTACGAATCAATAGGGGCTTATGTAATGTTTCCTTGTAGTGATGAAGAAAGCTTTAAGGAAAATAGATTTTATAAAAGTATAGATAAAGTTAATATAGGAGCACTTCCTATGCTTCCAGGATCTACTTCTCTTATGAAAAAACATTTATGTAGTATTATAAATGAATCATATATAGAAGCTGTTAATAATAATCCAGTATTTGATGAAGAGAATGATTATTATAAGTTTAAGAACAAAAATGTAATGATAGTTAACACAAAAGATAAAGATCACTTTGATATTTATAAAAAGCATAGATTTTATCATATACCAAAATCTTCAATTTCAAAGATAGATTTAGGGATTGAGTATTTAGCATTTTATCAACCAAAGGATAAACCAAAATCTATAAATAGATTCGATAGCAATTATGGAATAGAGTATTATGCTAAGATTAAGGACTATTATGAATATGAAAGAAAAAGTTGTAGTGAGATAAAATGTACTAGTGGAAAAGAAAATGATATTTATATAAGAATAGAGCTTGATGACTTTGAAAAAGTTGGACCTATAAAAAGAATTGAGTATGGAACTAGAATTGTAAATTATACTACTTTATACTTACTTAAAAATGCAAACACTATGCATGAGTTGTATTTAGGAAGTAGAAAAGAAATTGATATTTACAAGATACTTAGAAAGATTAGTGAAGATAAAAATATAAGTCTGAAAAAAGAGAATAATGGATTTTATATAGGTAGTGATTTTGTTAAAATCTTAGAGAATGGTGATATAAAATTAAATGGAAATAAAATTAACATCGATGAGATAATGAAATACTATCAGTATAAATAA